The following are encoded in a window of Mycobacteroides chelonae CCUG 47445 genomic DNA:
- a CDS encoding adenine phosphoribosyltransferase: protein MTSADAVTALIDGLTRKVADFPEPGVQFKDLTPLFADADGLSQVTDALAQAASGATLIAGIDARGFLLGAAVAIRLGVGVLAVRKAGKLPPPVHSQTYELEYGTAALEIPADGVDLTGHRVAIIDDVLATGGTLAATVKLLSTAGAEVVSAGVVLELADLGGRAVVAPLPLTALRVI, encoded by the coding sequence GTGACCTCGGCCGACGCCGTGACGGCGCTCATCGACGGGCTGACCCGGAAGGTCGCCGACTTCCCCGAACCCGGGGTCCAGTTCAAGGATCTGACGCCGTTGTTCGCCGACGCCGATGGCCTCTCACAGGTCACCGATGCGTTGGCGCAGGCGGCCTCGGGTGCCACGCTCATCGCCGGTATCGACGCCCGGGGCTTCCTCCTCGGCGCGGCCGTGGCGATCCGCCTCGGGGTGGGCGTCCTGGCGGTGCGCAAGGCCGGAAAGTTGCCACCTCCGGTGCATTCCCAAACCTATGAACTCGAGTACGGCACCGCGGCGCTGGAGATTCCCGCTGACGGGGTGGACCTGACCGGCCACCGCGTGGCGATCATCGACGATGTGCTGGCCACCGGGGGCACGCTCGCGGCGACGGTGAAGCTCTTGAGCACCGCGGGAGCAGAGGTCGTCAGCGCCGGTGTTGTTCTGGAACTCGCTGATCTGGGCGGCCGTGCGGTCGTGGCGCCGCTGCCATTAACTGCGCTCCGTGTGATCTGA
- a CDS encoding ABC transporter substrate-binding protein, whose amino-acid sequence MDSRSPARTGARRIARIGAIATTVLLAAGLLTSCWTSAAKTLDYAVDGRLTTYNVNSVAGNASAGAQAFNRVLTGFGFHGPDGQVIADHDFGSVEVVGRIPLVLDYTINEKAVYSDGKPVTCEDMVLSWFAQSGRLPDFDAASTAGYADISTVDCKPGQKTARVTFAPDRAFTDWTQLFAATTMLPWHVIADKLGGGVDLIGAISANDIPTLQKIAEFWNNQWNLGSDLDLSKFPSSGPYKLDGYNDDGSVVLVANDKWWGSPPVTKRVTVWPSGIDVQKRLSDGDLEVVDVAAGSAGTLTAPDGFARTEEPGSGVEQLIFGAGGSVGAPDLRRAVALCTPRDAIAGIAGVPVMNARLDTSIGDSFASVEAAAEAGRFMRSDPVAARAAAANRPLTVRVGYQAPNPRRAAIVSAMAQACEPAGITVQDVSSPEITPQSLRNNQIDALLSSIGGAPGSGSTGSWLMDAYALRSREGKNPANYANGQIDGIIAALAVTTNARDQSRLLADASAILWNDLPTLPLYRQPRVLIAPKTMYAATPSVTRWGTGWNMDRWVLPA is encoded by the coding sequence ATGGATTCACGCAGTCCAGCACGGACCGGGGCAAGACGGATCGCTCGAATCGGCGCCATCGCGACCACGGTGCTACTCGCGGCGGGGTTGCTGACCTCGTGTTGGACCTCGGCGGCTAAAACGCTCGACTACGCCGTCGATGGCCGCCTCACGACGTACAACGTCAACAGTGTCGCGGGGAATGCCTCGGCGGGAGCGCAGGCCTTCAATCGAGTGCTCACCGGGTTCGGCTTCCACGGACCGGACGGTCAGGTGATCGCTGACCACGATTTCGGCAGCGTCGAGGTCGTCGGCCGCATTCCGTTGGTGCTCGACTACACCATCAACGAAAAGGCCGTCTACTCCGACGGCAAGCCGGTGACCTGTGAAGACATGGTGCTGTCCTGGTTCGCGCAATCCGGCAGGCTGCCCGACTTCGATGCGGCAAGCACCGCGGGATACGCCGACATCTCCACGGTGGATTGCAAGCCCGGGCAGAAGACCGCCCGGGTGACCTTCGCGCCGGATCGAGCCTTCACCGACTGGACCCAGCTGTTCGCCGCCACCACGATGTTGCCGTGGCATGTGATCGCCGACAAGCTCGGCGGGGGCGTGGACCTGATTGGCGCCATCTCCGCCAATGACATTCCGACACTGCAGAAGATCGCCGAGTTCTGGAACAACCAGTGGAATCTCGGCTCCGATCTGGACCTCTCGAAGTTCCCCTCGTCGGGGCCCTACAAGCTCGACGGATACAACGACGACGGTTCGGTTGTGCTTGTCGCCAACGACAAGTGGTGGGGGAGCCCGCCGGTGACCAAGCGGGTCACGGTGTGGCCCAGCGGGATCGACGTGCAAAAGCGGCTGTCCGACGGTGATCTCGAGGTTGTCGACGTCGCGGCCGGATCAGCCGGGACGCTCACCGCACCTGACGGGTTCGCGCGTACCGAGGAACCCGGTTCCGGTGTGGAACAACTCATCTTCGGCGCCGGGGGATCGGTCGGAGCTCCCGACCTGCGCCGCGCGGTCGCGCTGTGCACGCCGCGTGATGCCATCGCGGGAATCGCCGGGGTGCCGGTGATGAATGCGCGACTGGATACCAGCATCGGGGACTCGTTCGCCTCGGTGGAGGCCGCCGCCGAAGCGGGACGGTTCATGCGTTCGGACCCCGTCGCGGCCCGTGCTGCCGCGGCCAATCGTCCGCTGACAGTCCGGGTGGGGTACCAGGCGCCCAACCCGCGCCGCGCGGCCATCGTGTCCGCCATGGCGCAGGCCTGCGAACCCGCCGGAATCACCGTGCAGGACGTCAGCTCGCCCGAGATCACCCCACAGTCGTTGCGGAACAATCAGATTGATGCGCTGCTCAGCTCCATCGGCGGAGCCCCCGGAAGTGGGTCGACGGGTTCGTGGCTCATGGATGCGTACGCCCTGCGTTCCCGCGAGGGGAAGAACCCGGCGAACTACGCCAACGGCCAGATCGACGGCATCATCGCTGCCTTGGCGGTGACCACCAACGCCAGGGATCAGAGCAGGTTGCTCGCCGATGCTTCGGCGATTCTGTGGAATGACCTGCCGACACTGCCGCTGTACCGGCAACCGCGCGTGCTGATCGCCCCCAAGACGATGTACGCCGCCACCCCGAGCGTCACCCGATGGGGTACCGGCTGGAACATGGATCGTTGGGTGCTGCCCGCGTGA
- the secF gene encoding protein translocase subunit SecF: protein MSTSNDTVSNGNGTEKDVVDGTEKATATDAKSSAVETITAAPEHGFFYRLYTGTGAVDVVGKRTLWFAISGAFMVIAILSIAIKGFVFGIDFEGGTKVSFPKGEATVQQTEDVFSQTLGRDAESIVVTGTGDSASIQIRTETLDNEESAKLHKALFDRFAPKGSDGKPSINAISDSAVSETWGGQITNKALWALGVFLVLSGIYIAVRYERYMAIAALAALVFDLLVTAGVYSLVGFEVTPATVIGLLTILGFSLYDTVIVFDKVEENTHGFQHTSRRTFAEHANLAVNQTFMRSINTSLISVIPVLSLIVVAIWLLGVGTLKDLALVQLVGILVGTYSSIFFATPLLVALRERTELVASHTKKVLSRRKPDAAPLADTGSGTKTVKAAASATSDTSTTTVRPAKPRPGARPQGKRNVRRH, encoded by the coding sequence ATGAGCACCAGCAACGACACCGTGAGCAACGGCAACGGGACCGAAAAGGACGTCGTGGACGGCACGGAGAAGGCCACCGCAACGGATGCTAAGTCCAGCGCAGTGGAAACCATCACTGCGGCACCAGAACACGGGTTCTTCTATCGCCTGTACACCGGAACCGGTGCCGTCGACGTCGTGGGCAAGCGCACCCTGTGGTTCGCGATCAGTGGCGCGTTCATGGTGATCGCGATCTTGTCGATCGCGATCAAGGGATTCGTCTTCGGTATCGACTTCGAGGGCGGCACCAAGGTGTCGTTCCCGAAGGGCGAGGCCACCGTCCAGCAGACCGAGGACGTCTTCAGTCAAACACTGGGCCGCGACGCCGAATCGATCGTCGTCACCGGAACCGGTGACTCGGCCTCCATTCAGATTCGCACCGAGACACTCGACAACGAGGAATCGGCGAAGCTCCACAAGGCGCTCTTCGACCGGTTCGCGCCCAAGGGATCTGACGGCAAGCCGTCCATCAACGCCATCAGCGATTCGGCCGTATCGGAGACGTGGGGAGGGCAGATCACCAACAAGGCGCTGTGGGCGCTGGGTGTGTTCCTGGTGCTGTCCGGTATCTACATCGCCGTACGTTACGAGCGCTACATGGCCATTGCCGCACTGGCCGCGCTGGTGTTCGACCTGCTGGTCACCGCGGGTGTGTACTCGCTGGTGGGCTTCGAGGTCACCCCGGCGACAGTGATCGGTCTGCTCACGATCCTCGGATTCTCCTTGTACGACACCGTGATCGTGTTCGACAAGGTCGAGGAAAATACGCACGGATTCCAGCACACGTCGCGGCGCACCTTCGCCGAACACGCCAACCTGGCCGTGAACCAGACCTTCATGCGCTCCATCAACACCAGCCTCATCTCGGTGATCCCGGTGCTCTCGCTCATCGTGGTGGCCATCTGGCTGCTGGGTGTGGGCACTCTGAAAGACCTTGCGCTGGTTCAGCTTGTCGGCATCCTGGTGGGCACGTATTCGTCCATCTTCTTCGCGACCCCACTGTTGGTGGCATTGCGTGAGCGCACCGAGCTGGTGGCGAGCCACACCAAGAAGGTGCTGAGCCGCCGCAAGCCGGACGCCGCGCCCCTTGCCGATACCGGCTCGGGAACCAAGACGGTCAAGGCAGCGGCATCGGCTACCTCCGACACCTCGACGACCACGGTGCGACCCGCGAAACCCAGGCCCGGCGCCCGCCCTCAAGGTAAGCGGAACGTACGGCGGCACTGA
- the secD gene encoding protein translocase subunit SecD has translation MASPSAPVHPARYLAAFLVLLIGAYLLVFLTGDKHAKPKLGIDLQGGTRVTLTARTPDGSKPTKEALTQAQQIINARVNGLGVSGSEVIIDGDNLVITVPGNDGSEARNLGQTAKLYIRPVIQMVPAQPRENPQAGAPQGGQPGGAGQEATPPEPGGGKPAPAAPSPKPQPRPYPAQTTTMPPPPPPAPATQPATPNATTSPAAPPADLPPKPGSGEERKQLIDFEKQIRQSEDPRIQMLALQVQSSRCFDPDDPLAGNDDPNLPLVTCGDDSQGGKAAYLLDKSIISGEEIKDASSGLDQQRGIYVVSMEFKPTGAKIWADYTSAHWQQGTQTAFTLDSKVISAPAIREPIPGGKTEISGQFTSDSAKQLAAALKYGSLPLSFESSDAETVSATLGLTSLRAGLIAGAIGLAIVLLYSLIYYRVLGVLTALSLVASGAMVFAILVLLGRYISYTLDLAGIAGLIIGIGTTADSFVVFFERIKDEIREGRSYRSAVPRGWARARKTILSGNAVTLLAAVVLYALAIGQVKGFAFTLGLTTILDVVVVFLVTWPLVYLSSKSATLSKPVYNGLGAVQQIARERKAAAHA, from the coding sequence GTGGCCTCGCCATCGGCCCCTGTGCACCCCGCGCGTTATCTAGCTGCCTTCCTGGTATTGCTGATTGGCGCTTACCTGCTGGTGTTCCTGACCGGCGACAAGCACGCCAAACCCAAGCTCGGTATCGACCTGCAGGGCGGAACCCGCGTCACGCTGACGGCGCGCACCCCTGACGGTTCCAAGCCGACCAAGGAAGCACTGACGCAGGCGCAGCAGATCATCAACGCGCGCGTCAACGGACTCGGCGTCTCCGGGTCCGAGGTCATCATCGATGGCGACAACCTCGTCATCACGGTGCCGGGTAATGACGGCAGCGAGGCCCGCAACCTCGGTCAGACCGCCAAGCTCTACATTCGGCCCGTCATTCAGATGGTGCCGGCGCAGCCCAGGGAGAATCCCCAGGCCGGGGCCCCACAGGGCGGTCAGCCGGGCGGCGCTGGCCAGGAGGCGACACCACCGGAGCCCGGTGGTGGGAAGCCCGCACCCGCGGCGCCTTCTCCGAAACCGCAGCCGCGTCCGTACCCGGCGCAAACCACCACGATGCCGCCACCTCCGCCGCCCGCACCGGCGACGCAGCCCGCGACGCCGAATGCCACAACGTCTCCGGCCGCTCCTCCCGCCGATCTGCCGCCCAAGCCGGGAAGCGGTGAGGAACGCAAGCAGCTGATCGACTTCGAGAAGCAGATCAGACAGAGCGAGGATCCGCGGATCCAGATGCTGGCCCTCCAGGTCCAGTCCTCGCGCTGCTTCGACCCCGATGACCCGCTCGCGGGCAACGACGATCCGAACCTTCCCTTGGTCACCTGCGGTGACGACAGCCAGGGCGGCAAGGCCGCCTACCTGCTGGACAAGTCGATCATCAGCGGGGAAGAGATCAAGGACGCCAGTTCTGGACTCGACCAGCAGCGCGGCATCTACGTGGTGAGCATGGAATTCAAGCCCACCGGCGCGAAGATCTGGGCGGACTACACCTCTGCGCATTGGCAGCAGGGCACCCAAACGGCATTCACGTTGGACTCCAAGGTGATCAGTGCTCCGGCCATCCGCGAACCCATCCCGGGCGGCAAGACCGAAATCAGCGGGCAGTTCACGTCCGACTCGGCCAAGCAGCTCGCCGCGGCGCTCAAGTACGGCTCACTGCCACTGTCGTTTGAATCGTCCGATGCCGAAACCGTTTCGGCCACACTCGGATTGACCTCGCTCAGGGCCGGACTGATCGCGGGCGCCATCGGATTGGCGATCGTGCTGCTGTACTCACTGATCTATTACCGGGTGCTCGGCGTCCTGACCGCGCTGTCCCTCGTCGCCTCCGGCGCCATGGTGTTCGCCATCCTGGTCCTGCTGGGCCGGTACATCTCGTACACCCTGGACCTGGCCGGCATCGCCGGTTTGATCATCGGCATCGGTACCACCGCCGACTCCTTCGTGGTGTTCTTCGAGCGCATCAAAGATGAGATACGAGAAGGGCGTTCCTACCGTTCGGCGGTGCCGCGCGGTTGGGCTCGTGCCCGTAAGACGATCCTGTCGGGTAACGCGGTGACCCTGCTGGCCGCCGTGGTGCTCTACGCGCTCGCCATCGGGCAGGTGAAGGGCTTCGCGTTCACCCTGGGCCTCACCACCATCCTCGATGTCGTGGTGGTGTTCCTGGTGACGTGGCCGCTTGTCTACCTGTCCTCCAAGTCCGCGACCCTGTCCAAGCCCGTGTACAACGGGCTTGGCGCGGTCCAGCAGATTGCCCGCGAACGTAAGGCGGCGGCACACGCATGA
- the yajC gene encoding preprotein translocase subunit YajC, which yields MESIIVFLPLILVMGAFLFFANRRQRKALDATIELHESLAIGDRVHTTSGLQGTIAAVTDDTVDLEIAPGVVTRWMKLAIRDKIVDEAEDADDTAGEASRDVESSGVELTKE from the coding sequence ATGGAATCGATCATCGTCTTTTTGCCGCTCATCCTCGTTATGGGCGCGTTCCTCTTCTTCGCGAACCGGCGGCAGCGCAAAGCTCTGGACGCCACCATCGAGCTGCACGAGTCGCTGGCGATCGGTGATCGGGTGCACACCACCTCCGGCCTGCAGGGCACCATCGCCGCCGTCACCGACGACACCGTGGACCTGGAAATTGCGCCGGGTGTCGTGACGCGCTGGATGAAGCTCGCGATCCGCGACAAGATCGTCGACGAGGCCGAGGACGCCGATGACACCGCTGGCGAGGCGTCGCGCGACGTCGAGAGCTCCGGGGTCGAGCTGACCAAGGAGTAA